GGTGAGCGCGAGCGCTGGGTGTCCGTCGCCGGCCGCACCACGGTGCAGGCCGACGGAGCGCACGACCTGTGTTCCCGCCTCGCCGCTCGCTACTGGGACCTCGACGACCAGGCCCGGGCCGAGGATCTCGCCATGATGCTGGCCGCCGACCAGTTCCGCGTCGTCATCCACCCGGAGACCGTGCACCGCTACGCGCACTGACCGATGGCCGAGCGGCATGTGCCGCTGGGTGAGCGCGGTCCGATCCCTGGCCTGCGGAAACCGATGACAGCGTGGTGCGGCGCTTGCGCGCGCGTGCCGGACGGGCCGGGGGCGGCCCGTCCGGCACGCGGACGGTGGGCGGGAGGGAGAGGCGCGGTCAGGAGCGTCCGGCGGGCAGCAGGCCGACAGCCTTCAGCCGCTTGTTCGAGCACCGGGAGGCCCAGGCGACGACCAGGAGACCCAGGCCCAGGAGCGGGAAGCCCATGGCGATCTTGGCGAAGCCCAGCGAGCCGACCTGGTCCGAGTCGTAGAGCCACTGCTGGACGACGAACCGGGTGCCGAAGATGCCGGCCAGCACCAGGGTGGCGACGTCGTAGTAGAAGCGGGAGCGCTTGTCCGCGCGCCAGACGGTGCCCTTGCCGGTGGCCGAGTTCCAGATCACACCGGCCAGGGGCCACCGCGCCAGCACGGAGACGAGGAAGAGGACGGCGCCGCCCAGGCTCGCCCAGATGCCGATGAGGAAGTAGTCCTTGGCCGAACCGGTGTACCAGGAGATGCCGGCGGCGACCGCGACACCGAACAGGCCGCCGAGCGCCGGCTGGAGCGATTCCTTGCGCCAGAGCCGCTCTACGGCGATGCCCACCGCGAGGGCGGCGGCGGTGATGATGGCCACCTTGAGCCCGCGGACGTTGTTGGCGACGACGAAGGCCACGACGGGCAGCGTCGAGTACATCAGTCCCCTGGAGCCTCCCATCTGGTCGAGGGCCGACGCCTGCTTCCGGCGGCCTGGCACCTGCTGCGCCTGCGTGTCGGTCGCCGTCTCCTGGGAACTTGTGGTCTTCACGATGATCAGCTCTTCCGGGTTCATCTGGGGGACGAGTTGCGACGTGGCAACGTCACTTAATGACATCTTGGCATTAAGTGACGAGTCTGGCTACCCCTCGGTGTGTGACCTGGGCCACACCCGAAGTGTCTGGCTCGGCGACTGGCCCCGTGAGCCGTCCGGCGGGCGAGATGTGTGCTGCCCTCCGGTGGGTTCTGTCCCCCGCGCGAGCTACGCGCAGGTGTCCACCGTGCGGTGACGATTCCGGGCCGCCGGCTCCGTAGCGTTCGGCGCAGCCGCGGCGCTTGGGTCGCGGATCCGGCGAAGGAGCGGTCTTCGTGAGGCCGGCGTGGCAGCCCGTGGCCGTCGCGGCGGTCGCCGGTCGGCCGGGGAGCGCTGATCGGCGACGGGCGCGGTGGCGCTGTTCGGCTTCATGGCCGCTGCCGGTATCTCGCGCTTGATCGCGTCGTCCTTCTCCGCGTCAATTCTCTGAGCAGGAGTGCATTATGAAACGCAATAGCAGGAAATCTGCTCTGATCGCGCTGTGCTGCACCGTGGCCGGTGTGGGGCTTGCCGGCTGCGCGGAGTCCTCAAAGGCGGATTCGGATCCGTCCGCGAGCGAGAGCATTTCCGGTGCCGCGGCGCGGGCGGACGATGAGGGCTTGCTCACCAGAGCCAAGAAGATCAAGGTCGACGGCCGGTCGGTGAACGTGTCCTGCTCGGGCCGTTGGGCGGAGGGCAAGCCGGTCATCGTCCTCATGCACGGGGGAGGCGATTCGCTGAAGAAGCTGGCCGGCGTCCAGAAGACCCTGGGCAAGAAGAACCGGGTCTGTTCCTACGACCGGCTCGGTGCGGGCGCCAGCGACCAGCCCGAGGGGCCGCAGACCCTCAAGAGCGGCGGGAAGGTTTTGACCGGGGTGCTCGACCGGGTCGCCGGGGACCGGCCGGTCGTCCTGGCCGGGCATTCACTGGGCGGGCTGATCGCCGCCAGGTACGCCCCCGACCATCAAGACAGGGTCAAGGGGCTGGTCCTGATGGACGCCACCTCACCGACACAGCGCGCCGACCTCACCAAGGGGATCCCCGAGTCCGCCACCGGCCCGGCGGCCGAGTTGCGTGACCAGACCCTGGCGGTCCTCAACGGGAAGAGCCCGGAGAAGCTCGTGGTCCCCGACGGGAAGGTCCGCTCCGCCGGGAACATCCCCGTGGAGGTGATCAAGCACGGGAAGCAGTACCTCGCGGCCGTTCCCGAGTACGGGCCGGGCCTGGAGCGGGCGTGGACCAGGGGCCAGCACAAGTGGCTCGCGGTATCCAGCCGCAGCCACCTGAGCACCGCCAAGAAGAGCGAGCACTACATCTACCTCGACCAGCCCGATGTCGCCGTCAAGGCGATTCGGCGCGTCGCCTCACGGGCCGCGGACCACGCGTAGGCCCTGGACCGAGGATCGTCCTGCGGGGGCTGGGGACGGTGGTCATCCTGATGCCGACGGGGGCGCTCCGCCGTCCGCGCGGCGCGTCAGGTGACCAGGCCGTGGCGGTAGGCATGGACGACCGCCTGGACGCGGTCGCGGAGTCCGAGTTTGGTGAGGATGCGCGACACGAAGGTTTTCACGGTCTCCTGGCTGAGGAGAAGGACCGCGGCGATCTCGCTGTTGGAGAGGCCGTCCGCGATGAGGCGAAGGACCTCCAGCTCGCGGGGGGTCAGCGGGACGTCGTGCGGGCTGCCCTCCGCGGGCCGGACCCGGGCGGCGTACCTGCCCACCAGCTGGCGCGTCACCTCGGGGTCCAGCAGGGCCGCGCCCGTCGCCACGACCCGGATCCCGTGCAGCAGTTGGGCCGGTGGTGCGTCCTTGAGCAGGAACCCGCTCGCCCCCGCGCGCAGCGCCTGGTAGACGTACTCGTCCAGGTTGAACGTGGTCACCACGAGCACCTTGACGGGATGCGGCACCCCGGCACCGGCCAGCAGGCGGGTGGCCTCGATGCCGTCGAGCACCGGCATGCGTACGTCCATCACCACGACGTCCGGGCGCAGTTGGCCGGCGAGGTCGACCGCGGCCTGACCGTCCCCGCACTCGCCCGCCACCTCGAGGTCGGGCTGAGCGTCGATGATCGTCACCAGCCCGGTGCGGACCAGCACCTGGTCGTCGCAGACCAGGACCCGGATCGGCGCGGTCACGACGGGCTCCGCGCGGGTATACGGGCCCGCACGTAGAAGCCGCCGCCCGTCCGCCGGCCCGCGCTGAAGTCGCCGCCCAGGACGCCGACCCGTTCGCGGAGACCGGCGAGGCCCCGTCCGCTCCCGCCGGGGGATGCGGCCTGCGAGCCGGAGCCGTCCGTGCCGACCTCCACGGTGATCTCCCTTTCGCCGTGCAGCACCTGGACCGAGGTGCGGCTGCCGCGGGCGTACTTGAGGGCGTTCGTCAGCCCCTCCTGGACGACCCGGTAGGCCACGAGATCGGCGCTGCCGATCGACTCCGCCGGCGTGCCCTCCTCGGTGAACTCCACCGGCTGCCCGGCCCGCCGCGTCTGCTCCACGAGTGTGAGAAGTCTGCCGACGGACGGTGTCCTGGCCTCGGTGCCGTGGTCGGGGTTGAGCAGGTCGAGCAGGTGCCGCAGGTCGGTGATGGCCCGTCGGCCGGTGTCGGTGACGGCGGTCAGGGTCTGGTCGAGGCGCTCCGGCGCTGCGGTCAGATAGCGTGCCGCCTCGGCCTGCACGACCATCGCCGTCACGTGGTGGGTCACGACGTCGTGGAGCTCGCCGGCGATGCGGGTGCGCTCGGCGGCGCGGGTGTCCTCGGCGATGCGGTGGCGGAGTTCGGCCTCCGTGGCCCGGGTGGAGCGCAGCCACGCCCCGATGCTCCACGCGAGGGCCAGCGCCAGGTAGAACGTCACGAACCCGGCCACCGTCTCGCCCGAACCGAGCCGGCCGAGCGTGACCGCCAACGGCACGTACGCCGCGGAGAACAGGAGCGCGGTGGCGCGCCGGTGCCGCTCCAGCCGGGACCCCACGCCCAGCAGTGCGACGGGCAGCGCGGTGCCCGCGAACGAGTGGTAGCCGCGAAGCTGGTCGACGGCGAAGCCGAGCGACACCAGGGTGAGACAGACGGCCGGCCACCGTCGGCACACGGCGAGCGGGAGGCATTGGAGGGCGACCGCGACGACGGCCGGCGTGTCGAAGGGGTGGGCGGGCATGCCGCCGAGCTGCGTCCCGCGGCTGTGGAGCGACGGCAGGAGCGACCCGGCGAAGAGCAGCAGCCCGAGCGAGAGATATCCGAGCGAGAGATACCGGACCGCGCCGTCGAAGCGGCGCCAAAGCTCCGGGACCTGCCGAAGCCGCGGGACCCGGCACAGCTCCGGGATCCGCCGAAGACTGATCACTGGGGCATTTTAGTGGTGGCGTCAACCCGGTCGGCGCGACGGCGGGGCACCAGACGGCCGCGCCTGCGGGCCGCCCACATGAACACGATCGTCGCCAGCACGCAGAACAGCACCGAGAACACGCTTCCCTCGGGGCCGAAGTCGCCGCCGGTGACGAACTGCGGGCCGGACGCCGTGGTGTCCAGCAGTCCCTGGTTGGCGCCGTTGCCGGAGACCTCGCTGCTGAAGATGCCGGCCGCGGCGAAGTTCCAGCCGAAGTGCACGCCGATCGGCACCCACAGCTTGCGGGTGGCGATGTACGCGGCGGTGAGCATGCCGCCACCCTCGATGGCGACGGCGACGGTGCCCCACAAACTGGCGTCCGGGTTGGCCAAGTGGTAGACGCCGAACAGTACGCCGGTCAGTGTCATCGCGATCCACGTACCGGTGCGCTCCTCGGTGATCCGGAACAGGACGCCGCGGAAGAGCAGTTCCTCCGTCACGGCAGCGGCGGCCATGAAGCCGACGAGTCCTACCGCTCCGGTCGTCGAGCCCCGGCCGTTGATCTCGTAGTACCCGTTGGTGGCGAGTTGCAGGATGACGAGCCCGAACACCGCAAAGCCGATCAGCGTCCCCAGGCCGAGCCCGGCTCCGGCCCCCTTCGCCGCCACCTCCACGGACGGGCGGCGCTCGGTCCGCCGCACCACCCACCCGTAGGCGAGCACCGCGAGCACGGCTGTCGGGACACCGAGCGCGAGCGTGAGCCACGGGTTCCCGTCCCCCGCGGCAAGCCCCTGGCCGCCGATGAATGCGACCGCCGCGACGGCCACGAACTGCCACACCAGTCTCATGAAGACGACTCCTTGCCGGATCCGCGGCCGGAGCGCCGCGGCTGCGCCGAACGCTACGGAGTCGGCGGCCCGGAATCGTCACCGCACGGTGGACACCTGCGCGTAGCTCGCACGGGGGACAGCGCAGGCCCGCCCGGCCCAGCTGGTCCTCTTCGACCGCCTCGAAAACGAAGCCGGGTCCACCACGCCAAAGCGGCTTTTACGGGGCGACCGGGTCCCCCACGGCTCCCCCGGTGGCGTTGCGGATGGCCTGCGCGACTCGTTCGGGGGCGTCGGCGAATTCCCGGAGATCGGCGCCCCCCAGGACGGCGGCGCCGATGTCCTCACTGATGACCCGCAGAGCAGCCGCGGCTGCTCCGGCGTGCAGGCGTACCTGGAGGTCGTCGGCCAGGAGCTGAAGTCGCTCCGCGATGATCCCGGCCATCTCGCGTTCCAACTGGTCGCAGGCCATCAGCCAGGCAGTGCGGATGGCCGGCTCCGTGTCGGCCAGCCGGATCATTTTCATCGCGAGCGTGTTGTCGGCCTGCTCGACGTCGCTGGCTTCACGACCGAACCTGCGCGTCTCCGCGGAGAAATGCTCTTCGAGGGAGAGGTCCCGAGGCCAGCTGCGCAAGGCGGACATCTCCCACTCCAGGCCTTGCGAAACGATGGGCTCGGCACAGCTCTCCTTGCTGCGGAAGTGGCGCCAGACGGTGCGTGTCGACAGGCCTACGGCCTCGGCGATCTGGTCGCCGCTGGTCCCGTCCACGCCCTGCTCCCAGAACAGGCGGGACGCTTCCCGTGAGATCTCCAGTCTCAAGCGGTGGCGCCGTTGCTCACTCATCCCGCCTCCGCTGCGCTTGGTCGATGCCGCGCCGGCCATCTCCGCTCCCCTGCTCACGTGGGTACATCAACTGTCAGAGTGACAGTAAGTGACGCCCGGTGCCAGCTCGGGCCTGCCCTGCCCGCACGCTTCGTGGGCGGATCCCCGAGCTGTCGGCAAGGGGGCTCTCACCGCGGCGATTGTACAGATCAGGGGTAGTTCACCCGCTCCGGGGAAGCGGACCCTCGCGCTGTGCGATCCGTTCGTGTCCGGTGCGGACATGGTGGCGCTGAGTGCACGCGCTGCGGCTTCTGACCGGACTACGGCCTTCCCGGACCTCTACTGGTTTGTCCCTCCGGCACTCTCGGCGTGGGCCGGAGTGGCGGCGGGGCGAGCGCTGCTGGGGGCAAGAGCGGCGCCGCTGGAGGCAAGCGTGCCGCCGCTGGCGAGTCCGCCGTCGGCGATGGCGGCTTCCTCTGCGAGTCGTTGTGTGCTGTTGGTGGTCTTGAGCGGCTTCTCCTGGATGAACAGGACGGCGATCAGCGCCAGCAGGGCGAAGGGAGTCGCCCAGAGGAAGAGGTCGGCGGTGGCTGCGCCGTAGGCCTGTTCCACGAGCGCGCGCACGGGTGCGGGCAGGGCGGTCACGTCGGGGACGCGGTGTCCGGAGACATCGCCGCCGGACGATCCCCCTGCTCGCGTCTGGCCTGTGGCCAGCTCGGAGGCGACGCGGTTGGCGAGAATCGCGCCGAGGACGCTGGTGCCGACGGTGCCGCCCATGCTGCGGAAGAAGGACAGTACGGAGGTCGCGCTGCCCAGGTCGGCGGCGCGAACGTCGTTCTGCGCGGCGAGGACCAGGTTCTGCGTCAGCAGGCCGACGCCGATCCCGAAGACGGCCATGTAGAGGCTCAGCAGGCCGAAAGAAGTATCGGATCCGATGGTGGCCAGCAGCGCGAGACCGGCGGTCATGAGGGCGGCGCCCGCGACCAGGTACCGCTTCCACTTGCCGGTCGCGCTGATGAGCTGTCCGGCGGTGGCGGAGGCGGCGAGCGAGCCCAGGATCAGCGGCAGGCTCATCAGGCCCGCGGCGGTGGGGGACTTGCCCATGGCCACCTGGAAGAACTGCGACAGGAACACGGTGCCGCCGAACAGGCCGACACCGACCAGCAGGGAGGCCAGGGTGGTCAGTGCCACGGTGCGGTTACGGAAGAGGCTCAGCGGGATGATCGGCTCGGCGACCTGGGTCTCGACCCGGAGGGCCATACCCAGCAGCAAGGCTCCGCCAATGGTCAGGGCAGCGGTCTGCCAGGAGGCCCAGTCGAACTGGTTGCCCGCCATCGAGATCCAGATGAGCAGTGCGCACACGCCTGTGACGATCAGGAAGGCACCGACGTAGTCGATCTTCACCTCGCGGCGGACGGTCGGCAGGCTGAGGGTGCGCTGCAAGAGCGCGATGGCCAGGAGCGCGAAGGGCACGCCGATGAAGAAGCACCAGCGCCAGCCGAGCCAAGGCGTGTCCACCAGGACGCCGCCGATCAACGGCCCGGCCACGGTGGCGCTGGAGAAGACGGCGCCGAAGACGCCGGAGTACTTGCCCAGCTTGCGTGGCGGGATGACGGCCGCCATCACGACCTGCGTCAAAGCGGTGAGCCCACCCGCCCCCATGCCCTGCACGACCCGGCTGAAGATCAGCGTTCCGACGTCCTGGGAGAACCCGGCCACGAGCGAGCCGACCACGAACATGCCCAGGGAAAGCTGCAAGAGCAGCTTCTTGTTGTAGAGGTCGGACAGCTTGCCCCACAACGGCACGGTTGCCGTCATGGCCAGCAGCTCCGCGGTGATGACCCACGTGTAGGAGGACTGGCCGGCTCCCAGGTCGGCGGTTATCCGGGGCAGCGCGTTGGCGACCACGGTGCCGGCGAGGATGGCGACGAACAAGCCGGCCACCAGCCCCGACACCGTCTGAAGCACCTGCCGGGGAGGCAGCGTCGCCGCCTCCGGCTCCTCCACCGGGGAAACTCTGGTATTCACTACGCTCTCCGAACTCCGACAGCAGGCGGCATGCACGCAGGAGGGCATGCACGATGCCTGACAGCAGGGGATGAGTGGTCATGCGGAACAAGGGCGGGGCATCGGCTTCGCACGAAGCCGCGCACTCCGGCTCCCTGGGAGAGATCTGCGCGCCGAACCAACCCGAGCCGTGCCCCTGACGCCGCCTCGGTGGCGCCGACGGCTACGCCTTGTCCGGTTCGCCGTCCAGGTGCTCGCCGAAGAAGCGCTCCACCGCGCTGAACAGGGCGATCGCGTTCTCCGGGTTCTCGACGGCGTGGCCTTCGTCCTCCATGACCATGTACTCGACCGGGACGCCACGTGCGCGAAGAGCCTCGACCATGTTGTCGGACTCGGTCTGTGCCACCCGGACGTCGTTGGCTCCCTGGGCGATGAACAGCGGTGTGCGGATCTGGTCCACTCGGCTGATCGGCGAGCGGGCCAGCATGTCGGCCTCCTGCCGCGGATCCGCCGGATCGCCGACGTAGCGGTACCAGTTGACGGCGAGGTGGGGTCGGACGAAGTCCGGCTGGCCGCGCATGAATGCGGCGAGGTTCGAGATCCCGACGGCGTCGACCGCGGCGGCGAAGACGTCAGGGGTGAAGGTGACGCCGACCAGCGACGCGTAGCCGCCGTAGGACGCGCCGATGATCGCCACCCGGTCCGGATCCGCGTACCCCTCATCGATGGCCCATCGCACCCCGTCGATGAGGTCGTCGTGCATCTTGCCGGCGAACTCCCCGATCGCCGCCTTGGTGAAGGCCTTGCCGAATCCGGCGGATCCGCGGAAGTTGACCTGCAACGTCGCGTAGCCGCGGTTGGCGAAGAGCTGCGCGACGGGATTGAACCCCCAGCTGTCCCGCGTCCAGGGGCCGCCGTGGACGCACAGGACCAGCGGCAGTCCGGCCGGCTCGATCCCCACGGGCAGTGTCAGGTAGGAGGGGAGCGGAAGGCCGTCCCGCGAGGTGATCGTCACCGGCGTCATCGGCGCCAGTGCCTCGGGATCACGATGCGGGAACGGCCGGTGGAGCAGGCGGCTCTCGCGCGTGGAGTGGTCGTAGTAGTAGGTGACGCCAGGATCGCGGTCGTGGGTGAAACTGACGACCCAGCGCTGCTCGCTCTCGTCGGACGACACCGCGGCAAGATCACCGTCGGACAGCTTCGTCACGTTCTCCAGCACCGCGGCGAAGTGCGGATCCAGCGCGTGGATCACCTGCCGTTCCCCGAGGTAACGCGCACCGATCAGCTCCCCGGTGCGCCGGCTGCGGATGAGGGGCGCCGGAAGGTGGGGGAAGACCTGTGCTCGCGTATCGAGGTCGTGGACCGGGTGGGAGTCGACCTCCGTCTCCTCGCCCGTGGCCAGGTCGAGGCGGACCAGGCGGGTCCGGTCGCTGTCCCGGTTCGAACCCAGCCACACGCCGGTCCCGTCGGGCGTGACCTCCATCGGACAGATGCCCATCGGATAGTCCGTGCCGTCGAACAGGGCGACGCGGCGCAGCGTGCCGGTCGCCGCGTCCCAGCGCGACAGCTCGATGTCGCCGTCCTCGGTCACGTTGGTGGCGAAGGGGTCTCCGCTGCTGCTGTACAGCCAGAAGCCGGCGGCGCCGGGGCTCTTCGCGAGGGTGCGTATGTCACCGGTGGCGATGTCGAGCTCGAAGAGGTCGAACTCGGCACTGCTGCGGCTGTTCGACAAAAATATCGCCTTCCCCGGGCGCTCGGGGGGCAGATCCAGGCCCATGATCCGCGCGCCGGGGAAGGGAGTGAGGTCGATCGCCGCAGCGTCCGGGTCTTCAAGGTCGACGCGGTACAGGTGCACGTTCTCGTCACCGCCCTCGTCCCGTGTGTAGAGCAGCCACCGCGGATCGTCCGTCCAGTGGTAGCTCTGCAGACCGCGGTCTTCGGCGGTCACGCGCCGCGCGTCCCCGGGCGTGTCAACGCTTTCGATCCACACGTTCAGGCGGTTCTTCCAGGGCGCCAGGTAAGCGATCTTGGTGCCGTCCGGCGAGAGAGAGGTGCGCGCACGGAGGGGGGAGCCGAAAAGCTCCTCGACGGTGATGGTGTCCGGCAGTGCCATGTCGATCCTTCCCATAACCAGCGGTTGTTCAGGGGGACTGGGTGACGGGCAGCCGGAGATGTTCGACAACCACCCTCCTGTCACTAAATGACATTGTCACTAAGTGACACCAAAAGCAAGTCGCCAACCCGCCCACACCGCCCCGGAACGGTGACACCGCCCCGAAGCTCGGATCCAGGCCGGTGGACCGAGGGGTGCGGCCGGTGGGCCGAGGGGTGCGGGCTGGTGGACTGGGCGGGTTCACTCTTCGTGGAGCCGTGGCGGGAACCAGTCGCTCGGTCTGGAGGTCTCGGGTGGGACGAGACTGTTGAACCGGGCGAGGTTGCCGGAGTGGCCGCAGGCGGATGACGCTTGCACTAACTGTCACTTAGTGACACCGTCACTAAGTGACAGTTGTAACGTCTATCGAGGAGTTGATTTTTCGTGGCGAACCAGACGGAAGCAGAGGGTCACGAGCGGGGTTCCGGGCCCTCCTCGCCCGAGAAGGGCGCAGGCGAGGCCGACAGGGAAGTGGCGGGCGAGAAACCGCTGGGGTCCAGGGCGCCGCAGTACGTCAAGCGCTCCCGGACGCTGCACCTCGGCTGGCAGGCCGGTGTCTTCGCGATCGGCCTCGCCGTCGTCGTCGCCGGCGTGATCATGCTGCCGCTGCCGGGCCCCGGCTGGCTGGTGATCTTCGCCGGAATGGCCATCTGGGCCACCGAGTTCGTCTGGGCGCAGCTGGTGCTCCGCTGGACCAAACGTAAGGTCGCCGAGGCCACCCGGCGCGCCCTGGACCCGCGCGTCCGCCGCCGGAACATCACTTTGACCGCGGTCGCCGCCGCGATCTGCGCCGCACTGTTGTCGGTGTACCTGTGGAAGTACGGCTTCGCCATGCCCTGGGAGATCAACCGCTGAGCTCAACACTCGGGGCTCCGCTTCGGGGGCGAGAATCTCCGTCCCCGCTCGCCGGATTCGATTCGGCGAGGGCGGACCGCCTGTTCCGGACTCGGCCTACGACGTCCCCTCTGCGGAAGTGCCCCCAGGGCAAGCGCGTCGGCGTCCGTGCGGCCCGCAAAAGGAGCCGAGTCCGGTGAACGTTTGGGTCGCCGAACGCTTGGGTCGCCGCCGATGGGACATCGAGCCGGTCGTGTCCTGACTCACCGGCTGCCGCCGCTCATCGGCTGTCGACGGCTCAACCGCCGATACGAACGCCGCCTTCGCGACTGCCGGGCCTTCCCCGGCCTCGCCGCGGCCCTCCGCTGCCGGCGGTCGAACGGTTGCCGCGACGGGCGGCGCGCCCCGCTGAACGCAGAGATGTGACCCTTCTGCGCGGCTCGTGGATCTTGCCAGGTATGCCACTTAGTGACAATATGCCACTTGCTGACATATGAATGCATGCCGCGACGAGGTGATCTGCGTGACAACGAGAGCGCGCCATGCAAGTGGGATGAGTGAGCAACGACGCCACCGGCTGCGCCTGGAGATCTCGCGTGAGGCCTCGCGCCTGTTTTGGGAACATGGCGTCGCTGCGACCAGCGGGGACCAGATCGCCCGGGCCGTAGGCCTGTCGACGCGCACTGTCTGGCGTCATTTCCGCAGCAAGGAAAGCTGTGCCGAGCCGATCGTGACGCAGGGGGTGGAATGGGAGATGGCCGTGCTGCGCGGATGGCCGCGTCATCTCTCCCTTGAGGAGCACTTCGCCTCGGAGGTCGACAAGTACGATCAGGATGCCGATTCCGCCGATACCCTGCTCGCGATGAAGATGATCCGGCTGGCCGAAAACGAGCCGTCGATCCGGACGGCCTGGCTGATGGCCTGCGATCAAGTGGAACGCGAAATGATCGCGATCGTCGCAAAACGGCTGGCGCGTCCGGTCGACGACATCGGGGTGCGGCTGCGCGGAGCGGCTGCTTCTGCCGCTTTTCGGGTCGTCAACGAGGACATCGGCGCCGCCGTGCTACGTGGTGCCGACCCCCGGGAATTCGCCGACGTGTCCCTACGTGTCGCACATGCTGTACGCAACGCCGTGGGAGGCGACATCGGAGATCCGGTATCTCCTGAACCAGACCTCCTGGACCGGCCTTTCTGAATCACTCCGGCCTCGTCCACGAACAGCCGGCGTCCACGAACAGCCGGTGTCCCGCCCGCCGAGGAGGGCGGGCGGGGACGTGGGTCGTGCGGGCCGGTCTACGGCTCGGTGCCGTAGACCAGGGACCCGTTCACGTAGACGGTGATCCGCGACATGTCGGCGTACGACGTACCCGTGCCGTGGCTCCAGTCGTCGTCCTCGGCGAAGTTCGACCAGTCCGTCTTGTTCAGCCGTAGCTGGATGTCGCCGGTGTTCGCCCCCGCGGCCAGGCTGCCGGAGGAGAACGAGACCTGCGCGTAGTGGTCGGCGCCGGTCCTGGCGGACGACAGCGCCGTCACGGAGGACTTCACCGTCGAGCAGCCGAGCTGCGCGTAGTCGCACGAGGTGGAGAACGCGGACGCGCCGGACTCCTTGGTGAACCAGTACCGCACGGTGACCTTGCTCAGGTCGGCCGCGGACGTGCCGCTGTTCACCAACCGCAGGCCCGGCTTGATCTGCGAGTCCCTGGGGGCGGAGTCGTTGTTCTTGTACTGCGCCTTCAGGCCCGACGTGCCGCCCGGACCCGACGCCTGCGTCGTCGCCGGCGTGGCGGAGGAGGCCGCGGAGACGTTGCCCGCTGTGTCTCGTGACCGCACCGTGTAGCTGTAGGAGGTGGAGGCCGTCAGGCCCGTGTCGGTGTAGGACGTGGCACTGGTGCCGCCCGCCTTCACGCCGTTCCGGTAGACGTCGTATCCGGCCACGCCGGTGTCGTCGGTGGAGGCCGACCACGCCAGGGAGACGCTGTCCGCGGTGGTGCCCGAGACCGTCAGACCGGCCGGAACGCTCGGCGCCCGGGTGTCGCCGGGCTCGCCCGGGTTCTCGCCGCCGTCGCCGACCGCCGGGTAGGCGTTGGCGAGGAGCTGGCGGAACTGGGCCGGGAACCAGTGGCCCGCGAGGGGGGCGTCCGCGAGGGCGCCGCTCATGTTGTAGCCGTTGCGGCCGTTGCCGGTGTACGTCGGGTCGCACATCCGGTCGAAGCCCTTGCCTTCGTCGTTGTCGATGGCCTTGCTCGAACCATCGGACTCGCCCGGCGGCTTGGCCCACACGTACGCGTCGATGCCGGTGGCGGGAGCGGCCTTCGGGCGCTCGCCGAGACCGGCGCCGGACTGGTTGCACCAGTTGCCCGCGTGGATGCGGCGGTCGACGCGCCCGCCGTCGACGTACGCGTCCACGGACGTCGTGGGGCCGGGGCCGGAAGGCCGCTGGGAGCCGCCCCAGCCGTTGCGCGCGGTGTCGACGAGCATGCCGATGCCGGAGTCGAAGCCCTGGGCGACCAGCGCCGAACGCAGCCCCTGTGCGTAGGTCTTCTCATCCACGTACTGGTTCCAGTCGATCCACTTGGACTGGCGCACGGTGGTGCCGTTCACCGTGTCCGTCACTTTGACGTTGGGCTCTTCGAGTGCGGAGTAGTTGGCGGTGTTCACGATGAAGCCGTGCACATCACCCACGGTGGCGCCGTTGGTGGTGGCGGCCTTCTTGAACTCCTGCGCTGCGGGGACGAGGTTGCTGTCCCAGCCGAGCCAGCCGTGGTGGGCGGCGTCGACGTAGTTGTAGACGTTGGGGATGTCGCCGAGCGAGGCGAGGGCGTAGCCGACGCCCTTCTCGTAGTTCCCGTTCGCCTTCATCGTCGCGCACGCCTCCGTGGAGCCGTCGGTGCCGCCGGCGTTC
This sequence is a window from Streptomyces sp. NBC_01775. Protein-coding genes within it:
- a CDS encoding DUF3159 domain-containing protein yields the protein MKTTSSQETATDTQAQQVPGRRKQASALDQMGGSRGLMYSTLPVVAFVVANNVRGLKVAIITAAALAVGIAVERLWRKESLQPALGGLFGVAVAAGISWYTGSAKDYFLIGIWASLGGAVLFLVSVLARWPLAGVIWNSATGKGTVWRADKRSRFYYDVATLVLAGIFGTRFVVQQWLYDSDQVGSLGFAKIAMGFPLLGLGLLVVAWASRCSNKRLKAVGLLPAGRS
- a CDS encoding TetR/AcrR family transcriptional regulator, translated to MSEQRRHRLRLEISREASRLFWEQGVDGTSGDQIAEAVGLSTRTVWRHFRSKESCAEPIVSQGLEWEMSALRSWPRDLSLEEHFSAETRRFGREASDVEQADNTLAMKMIRLADTEPAIRTAWLMACDQLEREMAGIIAERLQLLADDLQVRLHAGAAAAALRVISEDIGAAVLGGADLREFADAPERVAQAIRNATGGAVGDPVAP
- a CDS encoding sensor histidine kinase — its product is MISLRRIPELCRVPRLRQVPELWRRFDGAVRYLSLGYLSLGLLLFAGSLLPSLHSRGTQLGGMPAHPFDTPAVVAVALQCLPLAVCRRWPAVCLTLVSLGFAVDQLRGYHSFAGTALPVALLGVGSRLERHRRATALLFSAAYVPLAVTLGRLGSGETVAGFVTFYLALALAWSIGAWLRSTRATEAELRHRIAEDTRAAERTRIAGELHDVVTHHVTAMVVQAEAARYLTAAPERLDQTLTAVTDTGRRAITDLRHLLDLLNPDHGTEARTPSVGRLLTLVEQTRRAGQPVEFTEEGTPAESIGSADLVAYRVVQEGLTNALKYARGSRTSVQVLHGEREITVEVGTDGSGSQAASPGGSGRGLAGLRERVGVLGGDFSAGRRTGGGFYVRARIPARSPS
- a CDS encoding CPBP family intramembrane glutamic endopeptidase: MRLVWQFVAVAAVAFIGGQGLAAGDGNPWLTLALGVPTAVLAVLAYGWVVRRTERRPSVEVAAKGAGAGLGLGTLIGFAVFGLVILQLATNGYYEINGRGSTTGAVGLVGFMAAAAVTEELLFRGVLFRITEERTGTWIAMTLTGVLFGVYHLANPDASLWGTVAVAIEGGGMLTAAYIATRKLWVPIGVHFGWNFAAAGIFSSEVSGNGANQGLLDTTASGPQFVTGGDFGPEGSVFSVLFCVLATIVFMWAARRRGRLVPRRRADRVDATTKMPQ
- a CDS encoding response regulator transcription factor, with protein sequence MTAPIRVLVCDDQVLVRTGLVTIIDAQPDLEVAGECGDGQAAVDLAGQLRPDVVVMDVRMPVLDGIEATRLLAGAGVPHPVKVLVVTTFNLDEYVYQALRAGASGFLLKDAPPAQLLHGIRVVATGAALLDPEVTRQLVGRYAARVRPAEGSPHDVPLTPRELEVLRLIADGLSNSEIAAVLLLSQETVKTFVSRILTKLGLRDRVQAVVHAYRHGLVT
- a CDS encoding alpha/beta fold hydrolase, with the protein product MKRNSRKSALIALCCTVAGVGLAGCAESSKADSDPSASESISGAAARADDEGLLTRAKKIKVDGRSVNVSCSGRWAEGKPVIVLMHGGGDSLKKLAGVQKTLGKKNRVCSYDRLGAGASDQPEGPQTLKSGGKVLTGVLDRVAGDRPVVLAGHSLGGLIAARYAPDHQDRVKGLVLMDATSPTQRADLTKGIPESATGPAAELRDQTLAVLNGKSPEKLVVPDGKVRSAGNIPVEVIKHGKQYLAAVPEYGPGLERAWTRGQHKWLAVSSRSHLSTAKKSEHYIYLDQPDVAVKAIRRVASRAADHA